The Filimonas lacunae genomic sequence TTTGACAAATTATAATGTTGCACTATCTGTATCAACGTATCTGCATGATGAAACAGGTCATCTAAAGAGATGATTTCCTTTTTCGTTTCAACTTTCTCCGCATCAAATAACCCTATATATTTTTTACCACCATTGAAATACAGGCGGCAAATAGGCTTACGGTTATTGTCATCGAACAGGATGGCGAAATAAGACAAGGCATCTCGATGACAGATCTTTTGAACAGGTACATATTGGCGCAGAATGGAACGCACTATTCTAAAACCTTCCAGCTCTTCTTCTGTAGTTACAATTTTATTATCAGGTTCCGAAACAACTTCTACAGCTGCTATAGAAGCCTGATCAATCTCTTCTTTTTGCAATGCAGACTTTAGCCGCTCAGTAATAATATCGTTAATGTAATACTGGAAAGACTTTTTAGTCAATTGCGTAAACTGATCCATTACACGCTGGGTAAGGATGCCACTATTGTATACTTGCTTAGCAAAGTGGCGCACAAAATCTTGTGTGGGGTTGTTGAATTCAGCATGCATGAGAGATTTGAGTTGCCCAACATATTTAAGTTCACTAGCTGTAGAAACAATCGTATCTGAATCAAAATAAGCTTTGTGAAACTTTTTCAATTCCTCAATATGATTATCCCGAATATCATTCAGATCAAACACAAAGAAAGGCTTCTCATCCATTTTGTTCGCCTCATCTAAATCAGTGTAAAACCTGGACTCAAAACCATTAGTAAGGATGGAAAATTTTGCTTTTGTCGTATGGAAGTATCGAAACAACTGGGAGTTGTGAGGATTAAGATCTGCCGACCAATGTTTACATTCAATAAGAATAACAGGTTGTCCGTCTTTCACGATGGCGTAATCCACTTTCTCGCCTTTTTTTATACCTAAGTCGGCAACAAATTCAGGAACTACTTCTAATGGATTGAATACATCATAGCCCAATGCTTGAAGGAAGGGCATTACGAAAGAGTGTTTGGTAGCTTCTTCTGTATGCACTAATTCTTTGTGCTTTAAAATACGATCAGCTAACTGTTTTACTGTGTCTTTAAAGTCCATACTTACAGGGTTTACATTTTATATAATAGAAATCCATGGCGCTATTGCACCATAATCTTTTTATACACACTAATAAAGCCTTATACGGGGATTACAAACAACAGATTATCAGGTTTAGGTTGACAATCGTAATGTAATATAATAATGTTTTTTTAATTTCTTAAAACTTAATTAGATATAATAATACATAATACGACAGTAATCTAAAGAGCCTTTATGCGCTTTACTCGTTTAATCCATATCGTAAAATCCTTTGTTGTTATATGGCAAGACAAAATGACTTAGATAATTATTTATCCTATAAATGACAGAGAATTAGTAAATTCATAGCATAAAATACAACATTATAGAAAGGAAAACAGGAATGCTTTCCTTTTTTACTGCCCCATGTAGGTGAATTATGACACCTCTCACCACACGAATACCCTCCCCACAATCAAATATTTAAGCTTATATTCATATAACACTCCTAACATATGTTTAAGCATTGCCATATCCTACTCCACTGCATCCTGGCAGCATCCTTCACCACACTGTACGCCCAGCCCGCCTACAAACCCAGCTACCAGCAATTAAAAAAGTACGAGGGCACCTACGAGTACATCAACCACACCACGCTACAGATAGCCGCATCGCCCAAAGACACCTTACTCTACGCCATTATAGGAGAAGCACGCTACCCGCTTTTCCCGCATCAGAAAGATGTGTTTCTAAACGGCAGTAAACAAAAGGTAACATTTCAATACACCAATAACACCCTCACCGGCTATACAGTGGCCAACGGGCAGCGGGACAGTCTGTACCGTTTACTTACGCGCAAGGTTAGTTTTTCTAACAAAATGTGGTTTGCTAAAGGCAATGGCACGCAGCCTTTCACCTATCAGTATCAAATACCTCCTAACAGACACGATGGGCTTATTCCCGGCTCGTTATACCGCTCGGGGCTGGACACTTCCAATATACATCTGCTCATGAACAGGATAGTGAACAATACCTACCCGGATATACACAGCGTGTTGCTGGTAAAAGACGGCAAACTGATACTGGAAGAATACTTTTATGAGTACGATGAAAGCACATTACACCAGCTACGGTCTGCCACCAAAAGCTTTGCTTCGGCCATTATAGGATTAGCGATTGATAAAAAGCTGATTGCAGACGTTCACCAAAAGGTGTTGCCTTATTTCCCGGAATACCAGCTGCAACATGTAGACAACGTTAAAAAAGACATCAGCATTTATCATTTACTCACACAGCAATCGGGATTGGCCTGTGATGACAGAAACGACAATTCCCCCGGCAATGAAACAAAGATGTACCCGGCCAACGACTGGGTGCAATACATACTGGATTTGCCTATGATTGACACGCCCGGTAAAGCAGGCCGTTATTGCAGCGGCAACACTATGATAACAGACAGGATAGCCGAAAAAGTGTCCGGGCAATCCTTAGCACGCTTTGCGCAGGAAAACCTGTTTACCCCACTGGGCATTACGCATTTTCAATGGCCGTTTGTTCCGGACAAAACACACCAGGAATCGTTTGGGCAACTCTACCTGCGTCCTCGTGATATGGCTAAGTTTGGGCTACTGTATCTCAACAACGGCATATGGAATGGACGCCAGGTAATATCCTCTGAATGGGTACAACAATCCCTCACCCGGCATTCAGTAGTAGACGGTATGGATTATGGTTATTTCTGGTGGCTGGAACCGCTCACCGTAAAGGGACGCACTTACCAGGGCATGGCGGCAAAGGGCAATGGCGGGCAACGCATTTTTATCTGGCCCGAAATACACATGGTAGCGGTAGTAACAGCCGGCAGCTATAATCAGCAGTCGGCCGCTAACCGGCTATTGATGGAATGCGTGTTAAGCGCGTTGTAATAAAATTGGCTATCTCCTATATTACTAAAAACAGGAGACAGCCAATTTAAACATCATCTATTATTAGCAGCTACCGGATCAACGAAGCTTTTCCTGGTGCTTTTGAAATAATGCTATGAGTTGGTTCGCCAGTTTTGCATCTGCATCAGTGAATGGCAGCCTTGTAAACTTTAGCGATATATCCCGTGGAGGAAACGATAATTTTTGATTTACCGAATAATACGCGTTAAAGGAAAAAACAAAGCCATTTAGCTTACTTTTTCTGCTACTATCCAAAGTAGCCCCCAGCGTGTAATTACTGTTCACTAATGTGGAGTCGTAATGTAAAAAAAAGGTGTCAAAAGTAAATTCACTCCTCTTAACATCTGGAAGGTAGTTTTCTGTTAATGTATGTCCGACGCCTTTTTCTGAAGAAATCATCTTTATACCTTTTTCCTCGATAACATTAGCATGTCCTCTTTCATTAATGATGGAATCAACGTCTTTTCTCAGCGGTAAGAAAAAATCAGAAGTATCTTTAAATAACAATCCGTTCTTCTGGCCTTTTATAAACGTAAAATATTCAAATACAATCTTGTACGGACCTCCATCTTCAGCGGACAGATCTATTACACGCACCGGGAAATGGTACATGACAAAACTGTCAACATACTGAACATATACAGTATCGTACATATCACGTGGATATACAGTGCTGTCAATTACCTGAAATCCTCTCATATAGCTGTGAATGACCAGCTTTTCCGGATTTTGCAAAGACAACAAAGGACCTTGCGCCTTTACAGGAAACTGGCACAATACCAATAGGGCAATAATTAACATTTTACTGGTCATGCTTTGGATTTGCATCAAAAACTGCATTAGATACGTAAGGAATAGTAACGGTATTGGTTTTGCCTGGCAAACAGTCGCAAACAGTTGAATACCTTATTTCAAAACGCAGGTTCATTCCTGCATATTGAATATTTGGAGTTCCAGGAGTAAAGGAAGCCGTTCCAGTTTGAGAGGAAACATTTACATCTCCTCCTGAAACAGTGCCTACAAATACCAGTTTATCGTGTTTAAGACTTTCCCACTGCCATATGTCTTTGCTTACATCTATTAATTTTACTACCCCCTCTTCCTGGGATTCGTAACGCCAGGTAAGATTTTTTAGAGCTGTCCATCGTGGATTTTTAGGTTTAGTGAAGGCAGAGCCTGCTTCAATTACCTCAGCCGGAAGAATTTCAGCAACCACCTCTGCGCCACTTTGCAATGCATTGAGTGCATCATTACAGGCAGTTTCGCAGGGGATTTCCGGTGTAGTTCCGCCACCGCCATCAGATGACACACAATCTGAAGTTACCATTAAGTTAAGTACACTAATGTCGCAACCTGAAACAGCACTAACGAAATTGATAGCTTCATTTAAAATGCCAGGAGCCACTCCTACAATATCAGAAGGGCCGGTTACGATTACCTGCCCAAAGCCACTTACAGCAGCTCCAGTACTTAAGGCGGCCAACCTTACTCTGAACTCCTCCATGATCATAGTGTTTACTAAAGCCGGATCGCAATAGGTAAAGAAATCACAGGTAATAAAAGAAGTACATTGCTGATCACTCCTGGCTGCTACATGTTTTTGCTTCTTTTTGTATGCTTCTTTAAAGTCAATATTTTCTTTTTCAATGGCATTATTTACCACTTTAGCAGAAAAACTTTCAGGCAACTTTATGCCTGATTTATTTAAAGCAAGCAGCTCTACCCCCCTGCGAATTTTATTGACGGAATCATTACCAGTGATATAATCCGCTTCGTAGTTAATTCTATCAACTTCCTTCACCGTTTTTTGGGATATACCTACACGCAGATAGCTTATTAGCATCTCTTGTTTATTGATAAATGGAACCAACATGTAATAAAGGGAATCTCCAAGATGGTTAAACCAGATGAGTCTGTTTAATTCCGGTTTACTATCTCCTGAAACCTCCAACTGCATTTTTGATAAAAAAGCGGTGTTGTTAAGCTGATTAACTATCGAGAGGATAGCAGAGTCTGCACCTGCATAGTTTAATGTAATGGCAAGATTTTTTGTTTCATGGTGAAAACTCGTTTCTTTTTTATTGCAGTTTTGTAAGGTGAATGCTAGCAAGAGGATAAGGGTTGTGGTTTTTAGGTTCATGCTATGAATTTTGATTTAATGATGTATAAAGACGAATGAGTCGATGAAATTGACTCATTCGTTCAAAATTTATTTTTTTCCAAACTTGGGGGGGGATACATCAATTAGTCACCAGATCTGCCTCACTAATCCATTGAGTGTTTTAGAAAGCGTGCCTTCGTTATCAGGCATGACTTTACGCATCGATAAGTGGATTACGGTTGTAAATGCACTTTCTAGAAAAACACCTTTATCTAGCGCACAAATCGACTCATTAATAAACACCTGGCAACCGTCTTCTTTACCGGTGAAGGCATGCCGTTTGTAAAACCTTGAACTGGTTCAACCTTTTTTCCTAATGTAGTTCATATTTCACGCCTGCCATTTACGGGAGCTTCGCTGTATCAAATGAAGATATCATGGAAAGCAAAGGTAAATTACAGGGCAAGGTAGCCCTTATCACGGGTGCCGCTAAGGGCATAGGCGCAGGTATTGCCAAAAGATACGCCGCAGAAGGCGCAGCGGTAGTAGTGAACTACGCCAATAGTAAAACAGAAGCCGAAAAGGTAGTGGCGGCTATTGTAGCCAATGGCGGCAAGGCCATTGCCCTGCAGGGTAATGTAGCGGATGCGGAAGCCGTGAAAAGGCTACTGGAAAATACACGGGAGCATTTTGGCGGTCTGGATATACTGGTGAATAACGCGGGCATCTACTCCTTTGCGGGCATCGAGGAAATTAGCGAAACCTCTTTTCACAATATGTTTAACACCAACGTACTGGGCAGCATACTTACTATTCAGCAGGCAGTAAAATTAATGGGTACGCGGGGCGGCACTATTATCAATGTAGGATCGGTGGTAAGCACGCTTGACATGCCCACCTCCCTGGTATACACTGCCACCAAATATGCAGTAGATGCTATCACACGCATTCTTGCCAAAGAGCTGGGGCCTAAAAACATTCGCGTTAACTCCATCAATCCCGGTTTAATTGAAACAGAAGGCACCTATGCTTCGGGTGTAATGAAGGGGGAAGCGGAAAAATGGCATTTATCAGAAACACCGCTGGGTCGTATAGGGCAGCCGGATGATATAGCTAAAGTAGCTGTATTCCTGGCCTCGGAAGATAGCTATTGGGTAAATGGTGAGGTGATTGCCGTAGCAGGCGGACAGCGGTAAGCTATTTCCCCACGCGGTTGGGCTACACGCTTTTTGAAGTCATATGATGACGGAGCAACTCCTGTGATCATATGACTTCCTGCATTTACCCCTGCACCGCAACCCCGCAATACTTTACTTTTGT encodes the following:
- a CDS encoding type I restriction endonuclease, which codes for MDFKDTVKQLADRILKHKELVHTEEATKHSFVMPFLQALGYDVFNPLEVVPEFVADLGIKKGEKVDYAIVKDGQPVILIECKHWSADLNPHNSQLFRYFHTTKAKFSILTNGFESRFYTDLDEANKMDEKPFFVFDLNDIRDNHIEELKKFHKAYFDSDTIVSTASELKYVGQLKSLMHAEFNNPTQDFVRHFAKQVYNSGILTQRVMDQFTQLTKKSFQYYINDIITERLKSALQKEEIDQASIAAVEVVSEPDNKIVTTEEELEGFRIVRSILRQYVPVQKICHRDALSYFAILFDDNNRKPICRLYFNGGKKYIGLFDAEKVETKKEIISLDDLFHHADTLIQIVQHYNLSKVAEA
- a CDS encoding serine hydrolase domain-containing protein, translating into MFKHCHILLHCILAASFTTLYAQPAYKPSYQQLKKYEGTYEYINHTTLQIAASPKDTLLYAIIGEARYPLFPHQKDVFLNGSKQKVTFQYTNNTLTGYTVANGQRDSLYRLLTRKVSFSNKMWFAKGNGTQPFTYQYQIPPNRHDGLIPGSLYRSGLDTSNIHLLMNRIVNNTYPDIHSVLLVKDGKLILEEYFYEYDESTLHQLRSATKSFASAIIGLAIDKKLIADVHQKVLPYFPEYQLQHVDNVKKDISIYHLLTQQSGLACDDRNDNSPGNETKMYPANDWVQYILDLPMIDTPGKAGRYCSGNTMITDRIAEKVSGQSLARFAQENLFTPLGITHFQWPFVPDKTHQESFGQLYLRPRDMAKFGLLYLNNGIWNGRQVISSEWVQQSLTRHSVVDGMDYGYFWWLEPLTVKGRTYQGMAAKGNGGQRIFIWPEIHMVAVVTAGSYNQQSAANRLLMECVLSAL
- a CDS encoding SDR family NAD(P)-dependent oxidoreductase; this translates as MESKGKLQGKVALITGAAKGIGAGIAKRYAAEGAAVVVNYANSKTEAEKVVAAIVANGGKAIALQGNVADAEAVKRLLENTREHFGGLDILVNNAGIYSFAGIEEISETSFHNMFNTNVLGSILTIQQAVKLMGTRGGTIINVGSVVSTLDMPTSLVYTATKYAVDAITRILAKELGPKNIRVNSINPGLIETEGTYASGVMKGEAEKWHLSETPLGRIGQPDDIAKVAVFLASEDSYWVNGEVIAVAGGQR